In Drosophila ananassae strain 14024-0371.13 unplaced genomic scaffold, ASM1763931v2 tig00000114, whole genome shotgun sequence, one DNA window encodes the following:
- the LOC123258297 gene encoding uncharacterized protein LOC123258297 — MFRQIWINKHHSNYQRILWREHPSAPLLHYQLCTVTYGTACAPFLAVRVLEQLARDYQHLYPTDARILLEDFYVDDVLTGDDTEEKLLQYKQELTQLMSCAQLELGKWISNSKRVVDPETTITNNTSYSPLETTNKVLGIHWQPHTDTLPYKVSLPSEEKITKRQVLSDVSRLFDPLGLLAPVVIQFKILFQQLWVLNLDWDSPLPLSLEDWYFKCKHDINTLNKLEVPRYICSSTDTIELHAFSDASIKAYAAAVYSRVALPDGNTQVTLIAAKTRVAPLKTQSLPRLELCGALLLSRLINSVKAALKNYNVTVYAWCDSTIILAWLSHIPAKLKTFVANRTAEILSIIPRDHWHHVKLDDNPADCASRGMLAADLVNYSLWWKGPHWLYSTEAEWVKTPSTPHSSFVSDEQVQAEVKGSAFTTMRTYNTETSLLGQLIDRVSSWPRVLRILAYVLKFIRRNRRKSNTATLIFEEIHDAQILYLRHAQDEFQADYKRLLNHQDLGQQIQTWTPASGPLS, encoded by the coding sequence ATGTTCAGGCAAATCTGGATCAACAAGCACCACAGCAACTATCAACGTATCCTTTGGAGAGAACATCCTTCAGCTCCACTTCTACATTACCAACTCTGCACTGTAACCTATGGCACTGCATGTGCACCATTTCTGGCTGTACGGGTTCTTGAGCAACTGGCCAGAGACTACCAACATTTGTATCCAACTGATGCGCGCATTCTTCTTGAGGATTTCTACGTTGATGACGTTTTAACAGGAGATGACACCGAGGAGAAGCTTCTACAATACAAACAAGAACTAACCCAACTAATGTCATGTGCTCAACTCGAACTTGGAAAATGGATTTCCAACAGCAAGCGCGTTGTCGACCCTGAGACAACAATCACAAACAACACATCATACAGTCCACTCGAAACTACGAACAAGGTTTTGGGAATTCATTGGCAACCGCACACGGACACATTGCCATACAAGGTATCTTTGCCCAGCGAGGAAAAGATTACAAAACGGCAAGTTTTATCAGATGTGTCTCGCCTTTTCGACCCACTTGGATTGCTGGCTCCAGTGGTTATACAATTCAAAATCCTGTTCCAACAACTTTGGGTTCTCAACTTAGACTGGGACAGCCCGCTACCGCTCAGCCTGGAAGATTGGTATTTCAAATGCAAGCACGATATCAACACGCTCAATAAACTTGAGGTTCCACGCTACATTTGCAGCTCTACTGACACAATTGAATTGCACGCCTTCTCGGACGCATCTATAAAAGCctacgccgctgccgtttacAGTAGAGTCGCTCTCCCTGATGGTAACACACAGGTTACTCTTATAGCTGCAAAGACTCGTGTTGCACCGCTCAAAACACAATCACTTCCACGCCTTGAATTGTGCGGCGCACTGCTACTAAGTCGACTTATCAACTCAGTCAAAGCTGCACTGAAAAACTACAACGTCACTGTTTACGCCTGGTGCGACTCTACCATTATTTTGGCTTGGCTCTCGCACATACCTGCCAAACTGAAGACTTTCGTCGCAAACCGCACTGCCGAAATCCTCAGCATCATTCCACGAGATCACTGGCATCATGTCAAATTAGATGACAATCCTGCTGACTGCGCTTCAAGGGGCATGCTAGCTGCTGACTTAGTAAACTACAGCCTATGGTGGAAGGGGCCACACTGGCTATACTCAACCGAAGCTGAATGGGTAAAAACACCTAGCACTCCACATTCTAGTTTTGTTTCAGATGAACAAGTCCAGGCGGAAGTAAAAGGTTCTGCATTCACAACAATGAGAACATACAACACTGAAACCTCACTATTGGGCCAACTGATCGACCGTGTCTCCTCGTGGCCAAGGGTACTTCGTATTCTCGCCTACGTTCTCAAGTTCATCCGACGCAATCGCAGAAAATCCAACACCGCTACGCTGATATTTGAGGAAATCCATGACGCACAGATCCTGTACCTGCGCCATGCCCAAGACGAATTCCAAGCTGACTATAAACGACTCCTCAACCATCAAGATTTGGGACAACAAATTCAAACATGGACTCCGGCGAGTGGGCCGCTTAGCTAA